The sequence AGCATTGGCGTGCTCACCGATGTGGCGCTGGATCCCTATACCAGCCACGGCCAGGACGGTCTGGTCGATCAAGCGGGCTATGTGCTGAACGACGCGACCGTCGAGGTGCTTATCGGCCAGAGCCTCAACCAGGCCGCTGCCGGGGCGGACGTGATCGCCCCCAGCGACATGATGGACGGCCGGATCGGCGCGATCCGCGATGCCCTGGAAGACGCGGGGCACGCCAACGTCCAGATCATGTCTTATGCGGCAAAATATGCCTCGGCCTTCTATGGCCCGTTCCGCGACGCGGTCGGCAGCCGCGGCCTGCTGAAGGGTGACAAGAAGACCTATCAGATGGACCCGGCCAACAGCGACGAAGCGCTGCGCGAGGTGGAGCTGGACCTGTTGGAGGGTGCCGACAGCGTGATGGTCAAGCCCGGGCTGCCGTACCTCGACATCATACTGAAAGTGAAGGAAACTTTCGGCGTCCCGGTATTTGCATACCAGGTGAGCGGCGAATATGCGATGATCGAGGCGGCGGTCGCGGCTGGCGCGGGCGAGCGTGATGCGCTGGTGCTGGAAACGCTGACCGCCTTCAAGCGGGCCGGGTGTTCCGGGGTGCTGACCTACCATGCCGCACACGCCGCGCGGCTGCTGAATGGCTGAGTTTCGGCTGGAGACGCCGCGCCTGTTGATGCGTTCGTGGCGCGATGAAGATCTTGCTCCGTTTCACGCCATTTGCAGCGATCCCGAGGTGATGGCCACATTGGGTCCGGTCATGTCGCGTGACGAGGTTGCCGCGCTGATCGAGCGGATGCGCGGGATCGAGGCGGAGCACGGCCACTGCTTCTGGGCGCTTGTCTTGCGCCAAACAGATCAGTTGATTGGGTGGTGCGGGGTGATTCGCGGCTCGGCCGGCCCGGTCGAAGGCAAGGCAGAGTTCGGCTGGCGAATTGCGCGCGCGGCCTGGGGGCAGGGCTACGTCACCGAAGCGGCGCGGGCGGCCATAGACTGGTTCTTGGTCCACCACGACGATCCGTCGGTCTGGGCAATAACCACAGTAGGCAACCGGCGCAGCCGTGCCGTGATGGAGCGGCTGGGGATGCAGTACCGTCCAGATCTGGACTTTGACCATCCGCGGCTGGCGGCAGATGATCCGCTGTCGCCCCATGTCACCTATGAACTGCCGCGCCGCGATTGGAGCCCCGCATGACCGCGCGCCTGGCTGGGGCCCAGCGCGCCCTCTTTGTGCTGACGATCCTGACCGGCAGTTTCCTGCTGTTCCTGGTCCAGCCCTTGGTTGCCCGCCTTGCCTTGCCGCGGCTGGGCGGTGCGCCGAATGTCTGGAACAGCGCCATGCTGGTCTATCAGGCCTTGCTGCTGGCCGGCTATTTCTATGCGCATCGGCTCTCGCAGCTGCCGCTCAAGCGGCAGGGGCGGATTCATCTGGCCTTGCTGGCGGTAGCCGGTCTGACGCTGCCGATTACGTTGGCTGATCTGCCGCCACCGACTTCGGGTATGGAGATCCTGTGGGTGCCAGCCCTGCTGGCGCTGACGATTGGGCCGGTATTCTTCCTGGTTTCGGCCCAGGCCCCGCTGATGCAGCGCTGGTATGCCGCCCATCCTTCATCCGCTGAGCCCTGGGCGCTCTACGCTGCGTCTAATCTTGGCAGCTTCGGCGGTCTGATCGCCTATCCTTTGCTGGCCGAACCGCTGCTATCAGCTTCCGAGCAAAGCATTGGCTGGAGCCTGGGCTATGCCCTGCTGGTAGTGCTGGTTGGCATCTGTGCCTGGAGCCGGGCCAAGACCGCTGACGCGGCAATGCCGCAGGCAGAAGACGGCTCGGCGGTGACAGTCGGCTGGAACAAGATCGGGCTGTGGCTGGTGCTTGCTGCGGTGCCTTCTGGGTTGATGTTATCGACCACGACACACCTGACCACCGACCTTTTCGCCATGCCGCTGCTCTGGGTGATCCCGCTCGGGCTCTATCTGCTCAGTTTCAGCGTGGCCTTTGCCGACAACCGGCTGCTGGCGCGGGTCTTTACCCAGGTCGCGCCGCTGTTCGTATTGGTCGCCGGCGGCTTTGCCGCGGCCTCGAGCCATGCGGCAACGCTGGTCCCGGTGATTGGCAGCGTGTTCCTGCTGTTCATAGTCTGCGTTGCCTTGCATTCCCGGCTCTATGATGCACGCCCTGATGCGTCGCAGCTGACGCTGTTCTACCTGGTCATGTCGGCCGGCGGCGCGTTGGGCGGAATGTTCACCGCGCTGTTCGCACCGCTGCTGTTCGACTGGGTCTGGGAGCATCCGCTGCTCGTCCTCGCCGCCGCGGTGCTGCTGCCAACTTCAAGCCTGTTTGACTGGCGCAAGCTCAAAGAGGTCGATCCGCAACTCGCTCAGGTCACGGCTGCCGCAGTTCTGTCGGTGGGACTGGCGATGTGCTGGTTCATCTATCAGGCGACTACCACCGAGGGCGATCTCGAAAAGGGGCAGTACCTGCTGACGCTGGGCGTTGGCCTGCTCGGCTGCCTGATAGCGTCGTGGCGCTGGATGCTGGCCGTGCTGCTGGTGGCGCTGATGTATGCGCAAGGCGGCTGGGATACAATCGATGCCTCGCGCGAAGGCCTGCGCACGCGCAGCTACTTCGGGGTCTACACCGTGCGTGAGTTCCCGGCGCAGCGGATGCGGACCCTGGCGCACGGCACCACCTTGCATGGCAAGCAGTCGCTTGATCCCAAGCTCAGCCGTCTGCCGCTGACCTATTATGGCCCCGGCTCGGGTGCAGGAATCGCCTTTGCCAATGCCGATCGGCTGTTCGGGCCACGTGCGCGGCTGGGCGTGGTTGGTCTCGGCACCGGCACGCTCGCCTGCTATCGTCGCCCGGGCCAGACCTGGCGCTTCTTCGAGATTGACCCGGCCGTCCTCCAGCTCTCGCGCAACGGCACCTTCACCTATATTCGCGATTGCGCCCCCGATGCCCAGGTCGTGCTCGGCGATGCGCGACTGGAACTTGCGCGGGTGCCAAAGGGCGGACTGGACATGCTGGCGGTTGATGCCTTCTCATCCGATGCAATTCCGCTGCACCTCATGACTGACGAAGCGATGGGGGTCTATCTTGATGCCTTGAGCCCGCAGGGCATCCTGCTGATCCACATTTCAAACCGCTATATCGATCTGGAACCGGTGCTGGCGGCCAATGCGGCCAAGCGCGGCCTTCACGCCGTGCTGCGCGATGATGACCCATCACAGGAAATCGGCAATTACTTCACACCATCGACCTGGGTGGCGATTGCCCGCGACCCGAGCCGGATTGCGGACCTGCGCAAAGTCGATCCGTCGCGCGCCTGGCGTCCGCTCGGGCCGCCGGCGGCGCGGGCCTGGACCGATGACCACGCCTCGATCCTGCCGCAGGTGCGCTGGAATAACATGCTGGGACAAGACTGACATGACCCGATCCGATATCACCATCCTCGAGATCCATGGCAAACGGCCGCGGATTCACGATAGCGCCTTTGTTGCCCCCGGCTGCCGGATTATCGGCGATGTCGAGATCGGGCCTGATGCCAGCGTGTGGTACAATTGCGTGCTGCGCGGCGATGTTACCCGCATCGTCATCGGCGCGCGTACCAATGTCCAGGACGGCACCGTCATCCACTGCGACGGACCCATGCCGGGCCGGCCTGAAGGCTATCCCACCCTGATTGGCGATGACGTGCTGATCGGCCACATGGCGATGATCCACGGCACGGTGATCGAGGATCGCGGTTTTGTTGGCTTTGCTGCTCAGACGATGAACGGCTGCGTGATCGAACAGGACGGGATGCTGGCCGCCGGTGCGCTGCTCGCGCCCAACAAGCGGATCCCCTCGCGCCAGCTATGGAGCGGCCGTCCCGCCACTTTCATGCGCGATCTTGACGACCGGATGCTGGCCGGCCTGCAAATGGGCGTGAAGCACTATGCCGAGAACGCCAAGCACCACGCCGCGGCGCTGAATGGCCAGACCGAAGGCTGACCTGCCTTCGCCCGCCGCGATCCTGGCCCTGGCCGACGGGGAGGGACGGCTGACCTTGCGGGTCACGCCCGGCGCAAGGATCGAGACGGTTGCGATCGAAGCAGGGCGCCTGCTCGTGAAAGTCCGGGCTAAGCCCGAGGACGGAAAGGCCAATGCCGCAGTCCTCGATCTCCTGGCCAGAGCACTCGGAATTGCGACGTCAAGACTTCGCTTGTTGCGCGGCGCAACTGGCCGCGACAAGCAGGTCCAGATCGTTTCGCCCTAGGAAATCAGCCCTCCGGCGGTGATTTCAGGTGCTGCATCATGTAGCCCATGTAATCCGCCTTGCCGATCGGCAGGCCGGCGTGCCGCAGGATCGCGTAAGCCGTCATCAGGTGGAAATGGAACTGCGGCAGCGACCAGTCGCGGACATAATCCGATACCGTCAGGGCAAACGCCATGCCGTTAGGCAGGTCGAACTCGACCATTGCGGTCTCCGCCAGCGGTTCGGTCTCGTGCGCCGCTGCGATCAGCGCCCGAACCTCAGCCAGATGGGTCTGCGCTTCGGCGAAGGAGGTGTGATCGGTATCGACGCCAGCGTGACTGGCTCCAAAGGCCCGGTTGAGCGTGTTGTAGACCTGCTGGGTGGTGAAGCGCACCTGGGTGGCCAGCGGCAGCATGTCCGGCGCCAGCCGCGCCAGCAGCAGCGCCTCGCCCTGCTCGCTCGTCGCGGCCTTGTTCAGAAGGTGATCAAGGGTCGCGAGGAGCTGATCGAAGGTGGTCAGGGCCGTTTTGGCAAGGTGCATTTCAGACTCTCCAGTTTCGATTTAAAACTGGTTTAGGGGGCATTGGTGCCGGGTTCAAGGGCCCGGCGGCGTTTTGCGCAGATGCCAGGCAACCAGCACCAGCGCCAGGGCCCAACCGCTCGCCAGCCACAGGGCCAGGCCAGACCAGGCCAGCAATGCAAAGGCCCCGGCCACGGCCCCCGCAGCCAGCCCCAGCCAAAGCAGCAGCCAGTTTGCCCAGCCTTCACCACCGGTCCCGCTGACCCGCGCCGCCAGACCCTGAGCAAACCGGACCAGGGCGCCGGTCATATAGGTCAGGCCTACTGATACTTCGCCGTCGCGCTGGAAGGTGTTGTTGAGCGCGCCCATCGCAAAGACCAGCAAGCCCAGCATGGCCAGCCCGGCGCCAGTAGCATGCGCCAAAGCCGCCCCGACCAGCAGGCCGGCAACCAGCCCCAGCACCGCAACCTTGCGCCATGCCCCAGCCCGCGCCGCCAGCAGCGCGCCCACGAACACGCCCAGCACGAACCCGGCGATCAATCCGGCGGGAACAATCGCCATGGCTGGGTGGACCGCCAGGTCGACCCCGAGCCGCGTGGTGTTGCCGGACATGAACGAGACGAAATAGCCTTTGGCCGACAGGAAACCCACCGCATCGACAAATCCGGCCAGACCCGCAGCGGCGATGGCAAGGCGGCGGCGGGAGCGATCAATCGAGTTCATGGTCGGGAAGTTAGCCGCATTGCGACGGCAAGGC comes from Novosphingobium ginsenosidimutans and encodes:
- a CDS encoding GNAT family N-acetyltransferase, whose amino-acid sequence is MAEFRLETPRLLMRSWRDEDLAPFHAICSDPEVMATLGPVMSRDEVAALIERMRGIEAEHGHCFWALVLRQTDQLIGWCGVIRGSAGPVEGKAEFGWRIARAAWGQGYVTEAARAAIDWFLVHHDDPSVWAITTVGNRRSRAVMERLGMQYRPDLDFDHPRLAADDPLSPHVTYELPRRDWSPA
- a CDS encoding gamma carbonic anhydrase family protein, whose protein sequence is MTRSDITILEIHGKRPRIHDSAFVAPGCRIIGDVEIGPDASVWYNCVLRGDVTRIVIGARTNVQDGTVIHCDGPMPGRPEGYPTLIGDDVLIGHMAMIHGTVIEDRGFVGFAAQTMNGCVIEQDGMLAAGALLAPNKRIPSRQLWSGRPATFMRDLDDRMLAGLQMGVKHYAENAKHHAAALNGQTEG
- a CDS encoding YoaK family protein; protein product: MNSIDRSRRRLAIAAAGLAGFVDAVGFLSAKGYFVSFMSGNTTRLGVDLAVHPAMAIVPAGLIAGFVLGVFVGALLAARAGAWRKVAVLGLVAGLLVGAALAHATGAGLAMLGLLVFAMGALNNTFQRDGEVSVGLTYMTGALVRFAQGLAARVSGTGGEGWANWLLLWLGLAAGAVAGAFALLAWSGLALWLASGWALALVLVAWHLRKTPPGP
- a CDS encoding DUF167 domain-containing protein — its product is MARPKADLPSPAAILALADGEGRLTLRVTPGARIETVAIEAGRLLVKVRAKPEDGKANAAVLDLLARALGIATSRLRLLRGATGRDKQVQIVSP
- the hemB gene encoding porphobilinogen synthase produces the protein MTGSYPATRLRRTRASAWSRALHRQTVLTPADLIWPLFVTGGSGVEEPIGSLPGVSRWSVDLIAQRAKEAAALGIPCLALFPNTQPELRSEDGREALNPDNLMCRAIRAIKDACGESIGVLTDVALDPYTSHGQDGLVDQAGYVLNDATVEVLIGQSLNQAAAGADVIAPSDMMDGRIGAIRDALEDAGHANVQIMSYAAKYASAFYGPFRDAVGSRGLLKGDKKTYQMDPANSDEALREVELDLLEGADSVMVKPGLPYLDIILKVKETFGVPVFAYQVSGEYAMIEAAVAAGAGERDALVLETLTAFKRAGCSGVLTYHAAHAARLLNG
- a CDS encoding DUF1993 family protein — translated: MHLAKTALTTFDQLLATLDHLLNKAATSEQGEALLLARLAPDMLPLATQVRFTTQQVYNTLNRAFGASHAGVDTDHTSFAEAQTHLAEVRALIAAAHETEPLAETAMVEFDLPNGMAFALTVSDYVRDWSLPQFHFHLMTAYAILRHAGLPIGKADYMGYMMQHLKSPPEG